The Inediibacterium massiliense genome includes the window AATATAGGTGTTAAAATTATGAATTATCAAGATATTCCATGGGAGCTAGTACTTTTAAATGAATATATAAATAATAAAGCTAATTTATATGGGAAAGTTTTTATATCATATAACTCAGCTGCGTTAATCAATACAAGAATACTTTATAATATTTTTAAAATACCATGTACATCTATTTTTATGTATAAGCTTATCAAACCATCTATACAAAAGTCTGTTTCTGATTTAGCATTTCAAAAATTTATGTATAATTTCAAATCATATTACTCTGAATATATGTATGATATAAATTCCATAGAAGAGATCAAAGATATAATAAAGCTATAGCAAAGATTTATTCTTTGCTATAGCTTTATTATATCTTTGATAAAGAAAAGTTTTATGGATAATTTATGATGAACATTTCAATGTGTATTTGAGTATAAATGTATTAAAAAAAGTAAGGCTTTGCAGATGGGAGGAAAATCATGGAGACAGTTTTAGTTACTGGATCAGGTGGATTTATAGGAAGTCATCTGGTAGAAGAATTAGTAGAAGAAGGATATCAAGTAAAGGCATTTGTACATTATAACTCTTTAAATACATGGGGATGGCTAGAGACAATTCCAAAGCATAAACTAAAGGAAATAGAAATATTTACAGGAGATGTTAGAGATCCAAATGGAGTAAGAGAAGCTTTAAAAGGAGTAGATGAAGTATATCATTTGGCTGCACTGATAGGAATACCTTTTAGTTATTATTCTCCAGATTTATATGTAGATACAAATATAAAGGGAACTTTAAATATACTTCAGGCTTCGAAAAATTTAGATACAAAAAGAATTTTAATAACATCTACTTCAGAAGTATATGGAAGTGCAAAATATATACCTATAGATGAAAAACATCCTTTGCAGGGACAATCGCCATATTCAGCAACGAAAATAGGGGCAGATAAATTAGCTGAATCTTTTTATAGAAGTTTTGATATGCCTATAACAATTGTAAGACCTTTTAATACGTATGGACCAAGACAATCGGCAAGGGCTGTAATACCAACAATAATTACCCAATTATTATCAGGAAAAAAAGAGATAAAGTTAGGTTGTATTACAACTAAAAGAGATTTTAATTATGTAAAAGATACTGTAAGAGGATTTATAGAAATAGCAAAATCAGAGGCTTCCATAGGTGAAGAAATTAATATAGCTAGTGAAAGAGAAATATCTATAAAAGAATTAGCGGATGAATTAATATCTCAAATTAATCCCAATGCAAGAATTATTTGTGAAGAAGAAAGAATAAGACCACAAAATAGTGAGGTCAATAGACTATTGGGTTCAAATGAAAAAATTAAACAGTTAACAAACTGGAGGCCTAGATATTCACTAAGAAATGGATTGTCAGAAAGTATAGCTTGGTTAAAGAATCATTTAGATC containing:
- a CDS encoding NAD-dependent 4,6-dehydratase LegB → METVLVTGSGGFIGSHLVEELVEEGYQVKAFVHYNSLNTWGWLETIPKHKLKEIEIFTGDVRDPNGVREALKGVDEVYHLAALIGIPFSYYSPDLYVDTNIKGTLNILQASKNLDTKRILITSTSEVYGSAKYIPIDEKHPLQGQSPYSATKIGADKLAESFYRSFDMPITIVRPFNTYGPRQSARAVIPTIITQLLSGKKEIKLGCITTKRDFNYVKDTVRGFIEIAKSEASIGEEINIASEREISIKELADELISQINPNARIICEEERIRPQNSEVNRLLGSNEKIKQLTNWRPRYSLRNGLSESIAWLKNHLDRYKVDIYNI